A section of the Nitrospirota bacterium genome encodes:
- a CDS encoding alpha/beta fold hydrolase yields the protein MSTLESFSLTGPDGKRIRGDRAVGKDRQILFITGFLSKRWGNKSKALAQWCKEKGWGFCCYDVRGFGESEGTFTDYTLSDWIADARLVLNMLRDGPPITIVGNSLGGWIAWMMAQEYSTVEKLILIAPAFDGMGVRAREISADRRKRWHDTGWMPWDDDPVLKDWLLSWKWVEESEAYWLRRFDEVRRVKTTILHGLQDQAIHPRMSWQFVDELLVRDSEYPIELTLKMGDHRLSSPEHLELFQRLVQRRS from the coding sequence ATGAGCACGCTCGAATCGTTTTCTCTCACCGGACCTGACGGCAAGCGCATTCGTGGAGATCGTGCTGTGGGAAAAGACCGTCAGATTCTTTTCATCACGGGGTTCTTGTCCAAACGCTGGGGCAACAAGAGCAAGGCGCTGGCTCAGTGGTGCAAAGAAAAAGGCTGGGGATTTTGTTGTTACGATGTGCGTGGATTCGGGGAATCTGAAGGCACATTTACCGACTACACGCTGTCCGATTGGATCGCTGATGCGCGGCTTGTGTTGAATATGCTGCGAGATGGACCGCCGATCACCATTGTTGGAAATTCTCTCGGTGGCTGGATTGCCTGGATGATGGCCCAAGAATACTCGACAGTTGAAAAGCTTATTCTCATCGCTCCAGCATTCGATGGCATGGGTGTCAGAGCTCGGGAAATTTCTGCCGACCGGCGAAAACGATGGCATGATACAGGCTGGATGCCCTGGGACGATGACCCCGTCCTCAAGGATTGGCTGCTCTCGTGGAAATGGGTCGAGGAAAGCGAAGCCTATTGGTTGAGGCGGTTTGATGAAGTGCGTCGCGTTAAGACAACCATCTTGCACGGCCTTCAAGACCAGGCCATCCATCCGCGTATGAGCTGGCAATTCGTCGACGAATTGTTAGTACGTGACTCCGAGTACCCCATCGAACTGACCTTGAAAATGGGCGACCATCGACTCAGTAGTCCCGAGCATCTGGAACTGTTTCAGCGATTGGTCCAAAGGAGGAGCTGA
- the ettA gene encoding energy-dependent translational throttle protein EttA, translating to MATNDKQVIFSLVNVGKVYPPKRQVLREIYLGFYYGAKIGVLGLNGSGKSSLLRIIAGVDQNYTGEITRSKGYSVGLLEQEPQLDPDKTVKEIVEEGKKELVSMMREYDEVSNRMGEASPDELEKLLEKQAQLQEKIEAANGWELEHVLELAMDALRCPPPDAKVGVLSGGEKRRVALCRLMIQEPDILLLDEPTNHLDAESVQWLEQHLQQYKGTVIAVTHDRYFLDNVAGWILELDRGHGIPFQGNYTSWLEQKQVRLEKEEKAESKRRKSLEHELEWIRMSPKARQSKGKARLNRYEELVNQKQDEQAADLEIYIPPGPRLGDVVVESKGVSKAYGDKVLYENVNFSLPKGGIVGVIGPNGAGKTTMFRMIIGKEKPDAGTIKVGETVTLGYVDQDRSLDPSKSVYDIISGGHETIQLGKVEINARAYCARFNFAGTDQQKKVKDLSGGERNRVHLARMLKEGANLIILDEPTNDLDINTLRALEEGLERFAGCAVISSHDRWFLDRIATHIMAFEGDSKVVWFEGNYSEYEADRKKRLGKEADQPHRIRYRKLTR from the coding sequence ATGGCCACCAACGACAAGCAAGTCATTTTTTCACTCGTCAATGTCGGCAAGGTCTATCCGCCGAAGCGGCAGGTGCTGCGAGAGATCTATCTAGGGTTTTACTACGGCGCCAAGATCGGCGTATTGGGTCTCAATGGATCTGGAAAGAGTTCGCTGCTCAGGATCATTGCCGGAGTCGATCAGAATTATACAGGCGAGATCACCCGCTCGAAGGGTTATAGCGTAGGTCTGCTTGAGCAGGAGCCGCAGCTTGATCCGGACAAGACGGTGAAAGAAATCGTCGAAGAGGGCAAGAAGGAACTCGTGTCGATGATGCGCGAGTACGATGAGGTCAGCAACAGGATGGGTGAGGCGTCACCGGATGAACTGGAGAAGCTTCTGGAAAAGCAGGCGCAGCTCCAAGAAAAGATCGAAGCGGCCAACGGGTGGGAATTGGAGCATGTGTTGGAACTCGCCATGGACGCGCTGCGCTGTCCACCGCCGGATGCGAAGGTGGGGGTGCTGTCCGGCGGCGAAAAGCGCCGGGTCGCCCTCTGCCGCCTCATGATCCAAGAGCCCGATATTTTATTACTCGACGAGCCGACGAACCATCTCGATGCTGAGTCTGTCCAGTGGCTCGAACAGCATCTTCAGCAGTATAAAGGCACGGTCATCGCCGTCACCCACGACCGGTATTTCCTCGACAACGTCGCAGGATGGATTCTCGAACTCGATCGCGGTCATGGCATTCCCTTCCAGGGGAACTATACGTCCTGGCTGGAGCAGAAGCAGGTGCGGCTGGAAAAAGAAGAGAAAGCCGAATCGAAGCGCCGCAAGTCATTGGAACATGAGTTGGAATGGATCAGGATGTCGCCGAAGGCTCGTCAGTCGAAAGGCAAGGCGCGGCTCAATCGTTATGAGGAATTGGTCAATCAGAAACAGGATGAGCAGGCCGCAGATCTAGAGATCTATATTCCGCCTGGCCCGCGGCTGGGGGATGTGGTGGTTGAGTCCAAGGGGGTCAGTAAAGCCTACGGAGACAAGGTCCTCTACGAGAATGTCAATTTCAGTCTCCCCAAGGGCGGCATCGTCGGCGTGATCGGTCCGAACGGAGCCGGCAAGACGACGATGTTCCGCATGATCATCGGGAAAGAAAAGCCGGATGCGGGAACGATCAAGGTTGGTGAAACGGTCACTTTGGGCTACGTGGACCAGGATCGCAGTCTGGATCCGAGCAAATCCGTCTACGACATCATTTCAGGGGGCCATGAGACGATCCAGCTTGGCAAGGTAGAGATCAACGCCAGGGCCTACTGCGCCCGGTTCAATTTTGCCGGCACCGATCAGCAGAAGAAAGTGAAGGATCTTTCCGGCGGCGAACGCAACCGTGTGCACTTGGCCCGCATGTTGAAAGAAGGGGCCAACCTGATCATCCTCGACGAGCCGACTAATGATCTGGACATCAACACCTTGCGCGCCCTGGAGGAAGGATTGGAACGTTTCGCCGGCTGCGCCGTCATCAGCAGTCACGACCGCTGGTTTCTGGACCGGATCGCGACCCACATCATGGCCTTCGAAGGCGACAGCAAGGTGGTCTGGTTCGAAGGAAACTACAGCGAGTATGAGGCGGATCGGAAAAAACGACTGGGCAAGGAAGCAGATCAGCCGCACCGGATTCGCTACCGAAAACTGACACGCTAG
- a CDS encoding NAD(P)-dependent oxidoreductase: protein MAPRAIVTGAAGLIGQYLVKTAPRWAPEWDVQGLSRAELELTESLKVKARIHALKPDLLIHCAALSRTKDCEIDPDSARHINVEVTAYLAQLSQDIPFIFLSSGEVFDGRSGWYGEEDEPNPINVYGRTKLEAEEAVLANPKHTVVRIVLTAGTSETGNRSFVEEMCRTAKAGRDMTLYADEFRCPLPAGVIARALWELVDRQQPGLYHLGGRERLSRWEIGEALLPWSPELDGHLIKGSARNHVGSPRPADLSLRCDKIQSLLSFRIPGFREWLIGRTDRGADLWDYLDGSPSAVKRET, encoded by the coding sequence ATGGCACCTCGCGCGATCGTCACCGGGGCGGCGGGATTGATCGGGCAGTACCTTGTGAAGACTGCCCCGCGATGGGCTCCTGAGTGGGATGTGCAGGGGCTGTCCCGCGCAGAACTTGAACTGACTGAATCGTTGAAGGTGAAAGCGCGGATTCATGCGCTTAAGCCGGACCTCCTCATCCACTGTGCGGCTCTCAGCAGGACGAAAGACTGCGAGATAGATCCTGATTCAGCCCGCCACATTAACGTGGAGGTTACAGCTTACCTCGCGCAGCTCTCCCAGGACATTCCCTTCATCTTTCTGTCCAGCGGGGAAGTCTTCGACGGGAGGTCCGGTTGGTATGGCGAGGAGGATGAACCGAATCCGATCAACGTGTATGGAAGGACAAAATTGGAAGCAGAAGAGGCCGTACTAGCAAATCCGAAACATACGGTCGTTCGGATTGTCCTGACTGCCGGAACGTCGGAGACTGGAAACAGGAGTTTTGTGGAGGAAATGTGTCGAACTGCAAAGGCCGGCAGGGACATGACACTCTATGCCGACGAATTCCGTTGCCCCCTTCCTGCCGGTGTGATTGCACGGGCCTTATGGGAATTGGTCGACCGCCAGCAGCCTGGTCTCTATCACCTGGGAGGGAGGGAACGGCTCTCGCGCTGGGAAATCGGAGAAGCCTTGCTGCCCTGGTCTCCGGAGTTGGACGGCCACTTGATCAAAGGTTCCGCACGGAACCATGTTGGGAGCCCCAGGCCCGCCGACCTTTCGCTCCGCTGCGACAAGATTCAAAGCCTCCTGTCGTTTCGCATTCCGGGATTTCGTGAGTGGCTCATTGGGCGGACAGACCGCGGCGCGGACTTGTGGGATTACCTCGACGGAAGTCCGTCAGCCGTGAAGCGTGAAACGTGA
- a CDS encoding transcriptional regulator — protein MLPPERTPRQRIIDMITGTRLSSRQLAQMLGIRERQVEEHLSHVVKTITRDTTKRFILDPAFCQDCNFVFRNRRRLTSPSRCPQCRSEGIAAPRYGIDVAGC, from the coding sequence ATGTTGCCTCCCGAACGGACGCCGCGTCAACGGATCATCGACATGATCACAGGCACCAGGCTATCATCTCGCCAACTGGCACAGATGCTGGGCATCCGCGAGCGGCAGGTTGAGGAACATCTGAGCCATGTCGTGAAAACCATCACGCGAGACACAACGAAACGGTTCATCCTGGACCCGGCATTCTGTCAGGACTGTAACTTTGTCTTTCGCAACCGCCGCCGTCTGACGAGCCCGAGCCGCTGCCCCCAATGTCGGAGCGAAGGAATTGCGGCACCACGCTATGGCATCGATGTGGCAGGATGCTGA
- a CDS encoding TldD/PmbA family protein: MPAHPMPHQDELAELALKRVVASGAEYGDIRLLDSATQAVRGEDRRIASVRETQDRGFGIRVLYHGAWGFAASSVLSSEEVPRVADLAIEIAKGSASLASERVKLADEPIHRDRVVTARRIDPFAVKLESKTALLLETMECVHRQPGVVRSSASLWARQDRKLFVSTEGSRLEFDLLATSGDFDATAVHDGRFASRCFNTPHLRMGYELIEEADFLAEAPRIASQAVEKVKAPTTKPGLYDLVLDPEHLSLTMHESCGHPSELDRALGYEANYAGTSFLTTEKRGTYRYGSPHVSLVADNMEPETLAATGYDDDGVACQRWDIVRDGIFVGYCTNREVAPKIGETRSRGSNRADSWGSVPIVRIANIGLEPGTATLDNLLADVKRGIYIEGHGSFSIDQRRYNFQFGGDAFWLIENGKRTHMVRDVIYHGITPEFWSSCDAVADRSHRRRYGFITCGKGQPGQSGWMTHAASHARFRNVSVIGGPGAS; the protein is encoded by the coding sequence ATGCCCGCTCATCCGATGCCTCATCAGGACGAACTCGCTGAACTCGCGTTGAAGCGCGTGGTTGCTTCAGGGGCTGAGTACGGTGACATCCGTCTCCTGGACAGTGCAACCCAGGCTGTACGAGGAGAAGATCGCCGCATTGCTTCCGTCCGAGAAACGCAGGACAGGGGGTTTGGAATCCGCGTCCTCTATCACGGCGCCTGGGGATTTGCCGCTAGTTCTGTCCTTTCGTCGGAAGAGGTCCCGCGGGTGGCTGACTTGGCGATCGAAATCGCGAAGGGCTCCGCGTCCCTCGCGAGTGAACGAGTGAAGCTTGCCGATGAACCGATTCATCGCGACCGGGTCGTCACGGCGCGGCGGATCGATCCGTTTGCCGTCAAGCTCGAAAGTAAAACAGCGCTCCTTTTGGAAACGATGGAGTGCGTCCATCGTCAGCCCGGCGTCGTGCGGAGCAGTGCGAGCCTCTGGGCCCGTCAGGACCGAAAGCTTTTTGTCTCAACTGAAGGATCACGCCTAGAATTCGACCTCCTGGCCACGAGCGGCGATTTCGATGCCACAGCGGTTCATGACGGTCGGTTCGCTTCGCGCTGCTTCAATACTCCGCATCTTCGGATGGGTTATGAACTGATCGAGGAGGCTGATTTCCTCGCCGAGGCCCCGCGCATCGCGTCTCAGGCTGTCGAGAAGGTAAAGGCACCTACCACCAAACCAGGTCTGTACGATCTTGTCCTCGATCCTGAGCATCTGTCGCTCACCATGCATGAATCTTGTGGTCACCCAAGCGAGCTCGACCGCGCACTCGGGTACGAGGCCAACTATGCAGGCACCAGTTTTCTCACAACCGAGAAACGCGGGACCTATCGGTACGGTTCTCCGCATGTGAGTCTCGTGGCTGACAATATGGAACCGGAGACCCTTGCCGCGACCGGCTACGATGACGACGGAGTGGCGTGCCAGCGATGGGACATCGTGCGCGATGGGATATTCGTCGGCTATTGCACAAACCGTGAAGTCGCGCCGAAAATCGGGGAGACCCGCTCACGCGGGTCCAATCGGGCGGACAGCTGGGGCAGTGTCCCGATTGTCCGCATCGCCAACATCGGCCTTGAGCCTGGAACCGCTACTCTGGACAATCTGCTCGCCGACGTGAAACGCGGCATCTATATCGAAGGCCACGGGTCCTTCAGCATCGATCAGCGACGGTATAACTTCCAATTCGGCGGCGACGCATTTTGGCTGATCGAAAACGGGAAACGAACACACATGGTGCGAGATGTCATCTACCATGGCATCACACCGGAGTTTTGGAGCAGCTGCGACGCGGTTGCGGATCGCTCGCACCGCCGTCGGTATGGGTTTATCACGTGCGGCAAGGGCCAGCCTGGTCAGTCCGGTTGGATGACCCACGCGGCCTCACACGCGCGATTTCGCAACGTAAGCGTCATTGGGGGGCCTGGCGCATCATGA
- a CDS encoding TldD/PmbA family protein — protein sequence MTTAGHKTWPKLTSREEFKFIAEQVLKRSTGDHTVVTLHDQHSGTTRFANNQIVQNVDTRRGSLSVMVAFGQRHGNANTTDFTAGAVQEIVTRATEIAQLSPDDPEYLPPVERQSYLTLPTMRAETAVAGPARRLEYTNEAIGQCRMENLGAAGIVSSALTSVGVAASTGLFAHEERTDARFSLTAQAGESTGWSATAHRSIDHLRIQERTLTAIDKAKRGLEVRELPPGRYTVILEPAAVAGLSSSLLWMLDAKSYEKGTSAFSGKLGKLIVDERLTFRNLPAHEDLLGIGFTAEGLPTMASDWISDGVLTQLAYDRFTAKAHGIDPIPTLDAPCLSGRGSSLPTLQEMIKQAEHAILVTNFWYIRTVNPTDLTLTGMTRDGTFLVEKGAIVSAVKNFRFHESPLRVFNRIEAFTNPAEAITSETSKLLVPAMTLNDFNFSSVTRF from the coding sequence ATGACTACAGCTGGCCACAAGACCTGGCCGAAGTTGACGAGCCGAGAGGAGTTCAAGTTTATCGCCGAGCAGGTCCTGAAACGTTCGACCGGGGACCACACGGTTGTCACGTTGCACGATCAGCATAGCGGGACGACGAGGTTTGCCAACAATCAGATCGTCCAGAACGTCGATACAAGGCGCGGGTCTTTGAGCGTGATGGTGGCGTTCGGGCAGCGCCACGGCAACGCAAACACGACGGACTTCACGGCCGGGGCTGTGCAAGAGATTGTGACAAGAGCCACCGAGATCGCACAGCTGTCGCCGGACGATCCGGAATACCTCCCACCGGTTGAGCGACAATCGTATCTGACGCTTCCGACAATGCGAGCCGAAACTGCCGTGGCCGGGCCGGCCCGTCGGTTGGAATATACGAATGAGGCGATCGGGCAATGCCGGATGGAAAACCTTGGCGCAGCCGGGATCGTCTCTTCGGCGCTTACATCGGTCGGTGTTGCGGCGAGTACGGGACTCTTCGCCCATGAGGAACGGACCGATGCACGATTCAGCCTCACAGCTCAGGCCGGCGAGTCCACTGGCTGGAGCGCAACGGCCCATCGGTCTATCGACCATTTGAGAATCCAGGAACGGACACTCACCGCAATCGATAAGGCGAAACGGGGTCTGGAGGTACGCGAACTGCCACCGGGGCGTTATACGGTGATTCTTGAGCCAGCTGCCGTCGCGGGGCTGTCGTCTTCGTTGCTCTGGATGCTCGATGCGAAGTCCTACGAGAAGGGCACGAGTGCATTCTCAGGCAAACTCGGCAAGTTGATCGTGGACGAGCGGCTGACGTTCCGAAATCTGCCGGCGCACGAGGATCTCCTGGGAATTGGTTTCACAGCCGAGGGGTTACCGACCATGGCATCTGACTGGATTTCAGACGGGGTGCTCACTCAGCTTGCATACGATCGGTTCACGGCGAAGGCGCACGGGATCGATCCAATCCCTACGCTCGATGCCCCCTGCCTCTCAGGGAGGGGATCGTCCTTGCCGACGCTGCAAGAGATGATCAAGCAGGCGGAGCATGCCATCCTCGTCACGAACTTCTGGTACATCCGAACGGTCAACCCGACCGATCTCACCCTGACCGGGATGACCAGGGACGGCACCTTTCTCGTCGAGAAGGGAGCGATTGTGTCGGCGGTGAAGAATTTTCGATTTCACGAGAGTCCTCTGCGGGTCTTCAACCGGATCGAGGCGTTCACCAATCCGGCTGAAGCCATCACGTCCGAAACGAGCAAGCTTCTCGTGCCGGCGATGACGCTCAACGACTTCAACTTTTCCAGCGTCACTCGATTCTGA
- the msrA gene encoding peptide-methionine (S)-S-oxide reductase MsrA, translated as MRRRATLSVFALAIFLIGSWTVQSASQAAGNGIPSKAYFAGGCFWCMEEAFEKVEGVLSATSGYMGGTVANPSYEAVSAGRTGHAESVEVVYDPAKVSYQRLLDAFWHNVDPVTPNAQFCDHGSQYRSAIFFQTEEEKRASDASKQAIEQSKRFNEPIVTQIVMASQFYPAEEYHQDYYKKNPFRYKVYKYNCGRAKRLEELWGNP; from the coding sequence ATGAGAAGACGAGCAACCCTGTCAGTTTTTGCTCTGGCCATTTTCCTCATAGGATCTTGGACTGTTCAGTCGGCCAGCCAGGCTGCGGGAAATGGAATTCCCAGCAAAGCCTACTTCGCGGGGGGCTGTTTCTGGTGCATGGAAGAAGCCTTTGAAAAGGTCGAAGGGGTGTTGTCCGCGACTTCAGGCTATATGGGGGGTACGGTTGCTAATCCGAGCTATGAAGCAGTGTCGGCTGGGCGGACGGGCCATGCGGAATCGGTCGAAGTCGTTTATGACCCGGCCAAGGTGAGTTACCAGAGGTTACTGGACGCCTTTTGGCATAATGTCGATCCGGTTACACCGAATGCACAGTTCTGCGACCACGGCAGCCAGTATCGCTCCGCTATTTTTTTCCAGACAGAGGAAGAGAAACGTGCGTCGGACGCCTCCAAACAGGCGATCGAACAGTCGAAACGGTTTAATGAGCCGATCGTCACGCAGATCGTGATGGCCTCACAGTTCTACCCGGCCGAGGAGTACCACCAGGACTACTACAAGAAAAATCCTTTCCGTTACAAGGTCTACAAATACAACTGCGGTCGCGCCAAGCGGTTGGAGGAATTGTGGGGAAATCCATAA
- a CDS encoding LOG family protein, whose product MGPAKAGIRELADAKVLGELIARQGWVVLTGGRASGVMDAASEGAKSVPGSLTIGILPDAKVGVSRHVDVAIVTDLGQARNNVNVMSSDIIVACGLGGTGTVSEVALALKAKKTVILLGANKAGVNLFKNLAPHHVHAAASPEEAVKLIGDLL is encoded by the coding sequence ATGGGTCCGGCTAAGGCCGGTATTCGAGAATTGGCTGATGCCAAGGTCTTGGGAGAACTCATTGCACGCCAAGGGTGGGTGGTATTGACGGGAGGGCGTGCGAGCGGTGTGATGGATGCGGCCAGCGAGGGTGCGAAGTCAGTGCCCGGCAGCTTGACGATTGGAATTTTGCCGGATGCCAAGGTGGGGGTGTCTCGGCATGTGGATGTAGCGATTGTGACGGACCTGGGCCAGGCCCGCAATAACGTGAACGTGATGTCCAGCGACATCATTGTGGCCTGTGGGCTCGGTGGCACAGGAACCGTCTCAGAAGTCGCACTGGCGTTGAAGGCCAAGAAGACCGTAATTCTTCTGGGAGCCAATAAGGCCGGGGTGAACTTGTTCAAGAACCTCGCGCCGCATCACGTCCATGCCGCTGCCTCTCCGGAAGAGGCGGTCAAGCTGATCGGCGATTTGCTCTAG
- a CDS encoding lytic transglycosylase domain-containing protein — MANNTERRPLYSSLLPPVCALVLFCLLIVATPTHTKPDYDGAYPRYSNAEIRRAISWYAKKYRLDPALLRAVIKTESDFHQHAVSRKGAIGLMQLTPAAAETLRVGDAYDSIQNIRGGAKQLRHLLNLYQDDLPLALAAYNAGVHRVKNRKVPRIRETRTYVKKVLRNYEMFRSHQKPSPNKENKRV; from the coding sequence ATGGCCAACAACACAGAAAGGAGACCTCTCTATTCAAGCCTGTTACCCCCAGTTTGTGCGCTGGTTCTGTTCTGTCTGCTGATCGTAGCCACTCCCACACACACGAAACCTGACTATGACGGCGCCTACCCTCGGTATTCTAATGCGGAGATCCGCCGGGCCATCAGCTGGTACGCGAAGAAATACCGTCTCGATCCTGCTCTGCTGCGTGCGGTCATCAAGACCGAATCTGATTTTCACCAGCATGCCGTCTCTCGCAAGGGCGCAATCGGATTGATGCAACTGACCCCGGCTGCCGCAGAGACGTTGCGCGTCGGCGACGCCTACGATTCCATCCAGAATATCCGAGGAGGCGCCAAGCAACTGCGACATCTATTGAATCTCTACCAAGATGATCTTCCCCTGGCTTTAGCGGCCTACAATGCAGGGGTCCATCGGGTCAAAAATCGCAAAGTTCCGCGCATTCGGGAAACCCGTACCTACGTGAAAAAAGTATTGCGGAACTACGAAATGTTCCGTTCCCACCAGAAGCCCTCGCCCAATAAAGAGAATAAGCGCGTGTAG
- a CDS encoding pyridoxal phosphate-dependent aminotransferase has protein sequence MERHINRRMATLAHSEIRAMTQACVQAKGLNMAQGVCDTPVPPVVIRAAAEAMEQGKNIYSRFDGLPELRQAVAKKLAQYNGIVADPETDITISAGATGAFHCACLALLSPGDEVILFEPYYQYHISALLAVEAVPVMVKLRAPDWIFSSADVECAVTPRTKAIIVNSPGNPSGKIFSRQELETIAAVALQHDLFLFTDEIYEYFLYDDRTHVSLASLPGMADRTITIGGYSKTFSITGWRIGYSVAAARWAQAIGAMNDLLYVCAPTPLQAAVAVGIQELPDIFYRDLARDYQRKRDRFCRALTQAGLTPSIPQGAYYVLADTSRLPGATGKERAMFLLKTIGLAGVPGEAFFSGPGGSRFIRFSYAKIDADIDDACSRIARLG, from the coding sequence ATGGAACGGCACATCAACAGACGAATGGCCACATTGGCCCATTCGGAGATTCGAGCGATGACCCAAGCCTGTGTGCAGGCAAAGGGACTCAACATGGCGCAAGGGGTTTGTGACACGCCGGTTCCACCGGTGGTGATTCGAGCCGCGGCGGAGGCGATGGAGCAAGGAAAGAATATCTACTCGCGATTCGACGGATTGCCCGAACTACGGCAGGCGGTCGCCAAGAAACTTGCGCAATACAACGGTATAGTGGCTGACCCCGAAACAGACATTACGATCAGTGCCGGAGCGACCGGAGCGTTTCATTGTGCCTGCTTGGCGCTGCTCAGTCCCGGCGACGAGGTGATCCTCTTTGAGCCCTACTACCAGTACCACATCAGCGCGCTGTTGGCGGTTGAGGCGGTTCCGGTGATGGTAAAGTTGAGGGCTCCCGATTGGATCTTTTCCTCAGCCGATGTGGAGTGCGCAGTCACTCCCCGAACGAAGGCGATCATTGTGAACTCGCCGGGGAACCCATCCGGGAAAATATTCAGCCGGCAAGAACTGGAAACCATAGCGGCCGTTGCGCTCCAGCATGATCTGTTCCTGTTCACCGACGAAATCTACGAGTACTTTCTGTACGACGATCGAACACATGTGAGCCTGGCAAGTCTGCCTGGCATGGCTGACCGGACGATCACCATCGGCGGTTACTCGAAGACATTCAGCATTACCGGCTGGAGGATCGGCTACAGTGTGGCGGCAGCTCGTTGGGCGCAGGCGATCGGAGCGATGAACGATCTGCTCTATGTCTGCGCCCCGACGCCGTTGCAGGCGGCAGTCGCAGTGGGAATTCAGGAACTTCCCGACATCTTCTACCGCGACCTGGCCCGCGACTATCAACGGAAGCGCGATCGGTTCTGCCGGGCCTTGACTCAGGCAGGCCTGACCCCGTCGATTCCACAGGGCGCCTACTACGTGCTGGCCGATACGTCGCGTCTGCCCGGCGCAACGGGCAAAGAGCGGGCGATGTTCCTCCTCAAGACGATCGGCTTGGCCGGTGTGCCAGGCGAAGCTTTCTTTTCCGGGCCTGGAGGAAGTCGGTTCATTCGATTCAGTTATGCAAAAATCGATGCCGATATCGACGATGCCTGCAGCCGGATCGCACGACTTGGGTAA
- a CDS encoding PilZ domain-containing protein — MKGRKHTRFAVQFPVSFKGDQLSGEGTILNVSGEGCAITAETIADVAAYLQMMMQLRAGEEPIQVDLAAVRWSSATRFGVEFIKIRPEEEGRLKNFVKALESTT, encoded by the coding sequence ATGAAAGGACGTAAACATACCCGATTCGCAGTACAATTTCCTGTCTCGTTCAAGGGAGATCAGCTGTCTGGCGAGGGTACGATCTTGAATGTGTCGGGCGAGGGTTGTGCCATCACTGCTGAAACCATTGCCGACGTTGCTGCCTATCTACAGATGATGATGCAACTCCGGGCGGGAGAAGAGCCGATCCAAGTCGATCTGGCCGCGGTCCGATGGTCATCTGCAACAAGGTTCGGTGTTGAGTTTATCAAGATTCGTCCTGAAGAAGAGGGACGGCTGAAGAACTTTGTCAAGGCACTGGAATCTACGACCTGA